A stretch of Desulfotalea psychrophila LSv54 DNA encodes these proteins:
- a CDS encoding tRNA lysidine(34) synthetase: MAKKEILPAKYNKLLGKAMHDYAMLEDGDRVLVGLSGGVDSMVLAWILHFWQKKAPISYQIETITVDNGYWRSSKGATDPQLSIGPQMEKFGITHRVVDAWALAREEMTCYLCARNRRNQLFDIARAEGFNKIALGHHKDDLLETFMLNCLYSGNISTMVPHQKLFAGRLGIIRPMAYLEKEHVQELAGLAGLLPVKNYCPLSDHTRREKVRKILAHIYEIEPDAKKSMFAALGNVRGDYLL, encoded by the coding sequence ATGGCGAAAAAAGAAATTTTACCGGCAAAATATAATAAGCTCCTTGGCAAGGCGATGCATGATTATGCCATGCTTGAGGATGGTGATAGGGTATTGGTGGGTCTGTCCGGTGGTGTTGACAGTATGGTCCTTGCCTGGATTTTGCATTTTTGGCAAAAGAAGGCACCCATCAGCTACCAGATAGAGACTATTACCGTTGACAATGGCTATTGGCGATCAAGCAAGGGGGCTACCGATCCCCAACTCTCTATTGGACCCCAGATGGAGAAATTTGGCATTACCCATCGGGTGGTAGATGCCTGGGCCCTGGCTCGGGAGGAGATGACCTGCTATCTTTGTGCCCGTAATCGTCGAAATCAACTATTTGATATTGCCCGTGCTGAAGGCTTTAATAAGATCGCTCTCGGTCATCATAAGGATGATCTGTTGGAGACCTTTATGCTCAACTGTCTTTACAGCGGTAACATTTCAACCATGGTGCCTCATCAGAAACTCTTTGCCGGAAGACTGGGAATAATCAGGCCCATGGCCTATCTGGAAAAAGAGCATGTACAGGAACTTGCCGGTCTTGCAGGCCTTTTACCCGTGAAAAATTACTGTCCGCTTTCGGATCACACCCGCCGGGAAAAGGTCCGTAAGATCCTTGCACATATTTATGAAATTGAGCCAGATGCTAAAAAGTCGATGTTTGCGGCCCTGGGCAACGTCCGGGGTGACTATCTATTGTAA
- the asnS gene encoding asparagine--tRNA ligase gives MRQRITELLVAKAEEQVVTVAGWIRTRRDTGDFSFLEVNDGSTLINMQVIADKSLGNYEEEVKKLSTGCSVMVEGVLKESPAKGQSVEVHASSVTVVGWADPETYPLQKKRHSLEFLREISHLRPRTNAISAVARVRSRLSYAVHNFFQEKGFTQVHTPIITTSDCEGAGEMFQVAATGKDGHFFGAPAGLTVSGQLQAEVYATALGDVYTFGPTFRAENSNTSRHLAEFWMIEPEMAFCDLQGDMEVAEEMLKYVLADVLEHCVTDMNLFDKFISKGIIERLQSVLAHDFARVTYTEAVDQLLASGQKFDFAVKWGIDLQSEHERYLTEQVYKRPLIVTDYPAAIKPFYMRMNEDGKTVAAMDILVPGIGELVGGSQREERYDLLAERMEAAGLDLEEYGWYLDLRKYGTVPHAGFGLGFERLVQFVTGMANIREVIPFPRTPGFAPC, from the coding sequence ATGAGACAACGTATAACAGAGTTGCTTGTGGCAAAGGCAGAAGAGCAGGTGGTAACTGTAGCAGGCTGGATTCGCACCCGACGAGATACCGGAGATTTTTCCTTTCTTGAGGTGAATGATGGTTCCACCCTGATAAATATGCAGGTTATTGCCGACAAGAGCCTTGGCAATTATGAGGAAGAGGTAAAAAAACTGAGCACCGGATGTTCCGTGATGGTTGAAGGGGTTCTGAAAGAGTCTCCGGCAAAGGGGCAAAGTGTTGAGGTACACGCCTCTTCGGTGACCGTTGTTGGTTGGGCAGATCCAGAGACCTATCCTCTGCAGAAAAAACGACATTCCCTGGAGTTTTTGCGTGAGATAAGCCATCTACGTCCACGTACCAATGCCATTAGTGCCGTTGCCCGGGTGCGTTCACGGCTCTCCTATGCGGTGCATAATTTCTTTCAGGAGAAGGGCTTTACCCAGGTTCATACTCCTATTATTACCACCAGTGACTGTGAGGGGGCGGGAGAGATGTTTCAGGTAGCTGCCACCGGTAAGGATGGCCATTTCTTTGGCGCTCCGGCTGGACTTACCGTAAGTGGTCAGTTGCAGGCTGAGGTTTACGCCACCGCCCTGGGTGATGTCTATACCTTCGGCCCCACCTTTCGTGCAGAAAACTCTAACACCAGTCGTCACCTTGCAGAGTTCTGGATGATTGAACCCGAGATGGCCTTTTGTGATCTGCAGGGGGATATGGAGGTGGCAGAGGAGATGTTGAAGTATGTGCTGGCAGATGTGCTGGAGCACTGTGTAACGGATATGAACCTCTTTGATAAGTTTATCTCCAAGGGGATCATTGAACGTCTCCAGTCTGTTCTGGCGCATGATTTTGCCCGTGTGACCTATACCGAGGCTGTGGATCAGCTTCTTGCCTCGGGACAGAAATTTGATTTTGCCGTGAAATGGGGGATTGATCTTCAGTCTGAGCATGAGCGTTATCTGACCGAACAGGTATACAAGAGGCCCCTGATTGTAACGGATTATCCTGCTGCCATTAAACCGTTTTATATGCGTATGAATGAGGATGGCAAGACCGTTGCTGCCATGGATATTCTGGTGCCGGGTATTGGTGAGTTGGTGGGTGGTAGTCAGCGTGAAGAACGCTACGATCTGCTCGCTGAGCGGATGGAGGCAGCAGGTCTTGATCTGGAAGAATATGGGTGGTATTTGGATCTTCGTAAGTATGGTACAGTGCCCCACGCGGGTTTTGGCCTCGGTTTTGAGAGACTGGTTCAGTTTGTCACAGGCATGGCTAATATCCGCGAGGTAATACCCTTTCCGCGCACCCCGGGTTTTGCCCCCTGCTAG
- the ubiE gene encoding bifunctional demethylmenaquinone methyltransferase/2-methoxy-6-polyprenyl-1,4-benzoquinol methylase UbiE, whose product MSKGPGVEKMFDAIAGRYDLMNKVMTMGQDQRWRRFVVAKAGDPGAGQVLDLATGTGDIAALMHRSYPRAQVTGGDFSRNMLEEAKKRFAGQGIDWQVCDANKLPFADNTFEAVTFGYLLRNVDDASSVLAEVYRVLKPGGRCVCLDTTPPAKNIIYPFVQFYFRYGIPLLGRMIAADEAAYAYLSGSTMEFHSAEVLADLFRGAGFVDVHYKKFMLGTIGIHWGVK is encoded by the coding sequence TTGAGCAAGGGCCCAGGTGTAGAGAAGATGTTTGATGCTATTGCCGGACGTTATGACCTGATGAATAAGGTGATGACCATGGGCCAGGATCAGCGTTGGCGTAGGTTTGTTGTGGCCAAAGCAGGAGACCCGGGTGCAGGGCAGGTTCTGGATCTTGCCACGGGCACCGGTGATATTGCCGCATTGATGCACAGGTCCTATCCAAGGGCCCAGGTAACAGGCGGAGATTTTTCCCGGAATATGCTCGAGGAGGCGAAGAAGAGGTTTGCGGGCCAGGGCATTGATTGGCAGGTCTGTGATGCCAATAAGCTTCCCTTTGCAGACAATACCTTTGAGGCCGTAACCTTTGGTTATTTGCTGAGAAATGTTGATGATGCCTCTTCGGTTCTGGCCGAAGTGTACCGCGTGTTGAAACCGGGTGGGCGTTGTGTCTGTCTTGATACCACACCCCCTGCTAAGAATATTATTTACCCCTTTGTTCAGTTTTACTTCCGTTACGGAATCCCTCTATTGGGCCGGATGATAGCCGCCGATGAGGCAGCTTATGCCTATTTGAGTGGCTCGACGATGGAATTTCATTCTGCTGAGGTGCTTGCCGATCTTTTTCGTGGGGCCGGTTTTGTTGATGTCCATTATAAGAAATTTATGCTGGGAACGATCGGAATCCATTGGGGAGTGAAATAA
- a CDS encoding AMP-dependent synthetase/ligase — protein sequence MFGEGRLDAKLLPVREIQKTLFEMFIASVAHHSDNIAYIYKVNGEELRVTYSKLFEDVLLLSRAFKRRGLGRGDKVMLLSDNRYSWIVTDLALLSLGAVNVPRGSDTPTQELEFIVEHSESVHLIVESSKLLDLHADYIKRCRQIKDIFIMVAGEVHTLFGRTYSYQDLLANRQYSEKDVNNFLEEGYSSTEDDFVTIIYTSGTTGVPKGVQLSNKNIMHNVDCLPGIIRLTEEDLWLSILPSWHIFERTAEYVALAAGTTLVYSTVRTLVQDLERYKPTLLATVPRVWESLYSKVDSGVRKKGAMAYRIFTSLIWCSSTYRRNRREFLDRLPVFAKPNSLVRFGQKGVALVKMLFLYLPYLFAEKKLNVVRQRFGGRLRLAISGGGSLADYLEEWVDAVGIRIVNAYGMTECSPAIAGRGLDCRVYGTVGAGVTNTRIRLVDDDGLEVSQGKEGLIEVVGDQVMGGYYKNDVGNIESFTDDGFFRTGDLGRRTISGDLVLTGRAKDIIVLSSGENIDPSRIESAISVFPFVQDAILVGQDKKGLGALLVADREELLKYADSRFSHLRKASQELLKDNKVLELIRKEMNDKLRPKQGFKSYEKLHKITFLEKEFKLGEELTNTLKKKRHVIEKKYHKVINDLLH from the coding sequence ATGTTTGGTGAAGGAAGGCTAGATGCAAAGTTGTTGCCTGTGCGTGAGATCCAGAAGACTCTGTTTGAGATGTTTATCGCCAGTGTTGCCCATCATTCAGATAATATTGCCTATATATATAAGGTTAACGGTGAAGAGCTGCGGGTAACCTATTCAAAGCTCTTTGAGGATGTGCTTCTGTTGAGCAGGGCCTTTAAGAGGCGGGGCTTGGGCAGGGGCGATAAGGTGATGCTCCTCTCGGACAACCGTTATTCCTGGATCGTTACCGATCTTGCCCTTCTCTCCCTCGGGGCGGTAAATGTCCCCCGCGGCTCGGATACCCCCACTCAGGAACTTGAGTTCATTGTTGAACATTCTGAGAGTGTTCATCTGATTGTGGAGAGCAGTAAGTTGCTTGATCTGCATGCTGATTATATCAAGAGATGCCGACAGATAAAAGACATCTTCATTATGGTGGCAGGAGAGGTGCATACCCTCTTTGGTCGTACCTATTCCTATCAGGATCTGCTTGCCAATCGTCAGTATAGCGAAAAAGATGTGAATAATTTTCTGGAAGAGGGTTATTCCTCTACCGAAGATGATTTTGTTACCATAATCTATACTTCAGGTACTACAGGGGTGCCCAAGGGGGTCCAGCTCAGCAACAAGAACATTATGCATAATGTTGATTGTTTGCCGGGGATTATTCGTCTTACCGAGGAAGATCTGTGGCTCTCCATTCTTCCCAGCTGGCATATTTTTGAACGTACTGCCGAGTATGTTGCCCTTGCCGCCGGGACAACCCTCGTCTACTCCACGGTGCGCACTCTGGTCCAGGATCTGGAGAGATATAAACCGACCCTGTTGGCCACCGTGCCTCGGGTATGGGAATCTCTCTACTCCAAGGTGGACTCAGGGGTACGTAAAAAAGGAGCAATGGCCTATAGAATCTTTACTTCTCTTATCTGGTGTTCTTCCACTTATCGACGTAACAGAAGGGAATTTCTTGATCGGCTGCCAGTTTTTGCAAAGCCTAATTCCCTTGTTCGGTTTGGCCAAAAAGGTGTGGCTTTGGTGAAGATGTTGTTCCTTTATCTGCCCTATCTTTTTGCCGAGAAAAAGCTCAATGTGGTGCGCCAGCGTTTTGGTGGCAGGCTACGCTTGGCGATCAGTGGTGGAGGTAGTCTTGCCGATTACCTTGAAGAGTGGGTTGATGCCGTTGGTATTCGTATTGTTAATGCCTATGGGATGACCGAGTGTTCGCCTGCTATTGCCGGACGTGGACTCGACTGTCGGGTCTATGGAACGGTTGGCGCAGGTGTTACCAATACCCGGATTCGCTTGGTTGATGATGATGGCCTTGAAGTCTCTCAAGGAAAAGAGGGGTTGATTGAGGTTGTGGGCGATCAGGTTATGGGCGGTTATTATAAAAACGATGTGGGGAATATCGAGTCTTTTACCGATGATGGTTTTTTTAGAACCGGTGATCTCGGACGAAGGACGATCAGTGGTGATCTGGTCCTAACCGGTCGGGCCAAGGATATTATTGTTCTCTCCAGTGGGGAGAATATTGACCCCAGCCGGATTGAGAGTGCTATCTCTGTTTTTCCCTTTGTTCAGGATGCTATTTTGGTTGGGCAGGACAAGAAAGGACTCGGTGCCCTCCTTGTTGCCGACAGAGAAGAGTTGCTAAAGTATGCCGATAGCAGATTTTCTCATCTGCGTAAAGCCAGTCAAGAGCTTCTCAAGGATAATAAGGTGCTTGAACTGATTCGCAAGGAGATGAACGATAAGCTCCGGCCTAAGCAGGGGTTTAAGTCCTATGAAAAGTTGCATAAAATTACTTTCTTAGAAAAGGAATTTAAGCTCGGTGAAGAGCTGACCAATACCCTGAAAAAGAAACGTCATGTTATAGAAAAGAAATATCACAAGGTTATCAACGATTTGCTCCATTAA
- a CDS encoding Shedu immune nuclease family protein, giving the protein MIKFKELDNKILLCYSSDYPTHNWVYHELDKSGRVTISKVFKFSQKNLSSAFNKEDEEAPVEFEVAVKDGEYYRFPKDILSLKHDLYVHEDIKLERRFFVAERNISIFPKIDNMVNRPIYIGGDEEDAISMPVYYGLLKTFPNTNELNKYVSARISGVLSSYIEINDDYEERYQQYLNKKNGRKGANLQYDFSNLELIKFTSISEKLNSMLEDEVSYTEAQWQEELLQIILLLYPKYIHAFKEAPVRDTYNKADRKIDYLLIDSSGNTDIIEIKKPFDKCIVTTRTYRDNYIPLRELSGTVMQIEKYIFYLNKWGKKGEEKLTEHYKDELPENFKIKITNPSGIIIMGRKKGMTHEQVQDFEVIKRKYKNVIDIITYDDLLERLKFTISQWSKTHNKLIQATGRGMGR; this is encoded by the coding sequence ATGATTAAATTTAAGGAATTAGATAACAAAATCTTACTCTGCTACTCAAGCGATTATCCCACGCATAATTGGGTCTATCACGAATTGGATAAATCAGGCAGAGTTACAATTAGTAAAGTCTTCAAGTTTAGCCAAAAGAATCTTAGTTCTGCTTTCAATAAAGAAGACGAAGAGGCTCCAGTTGAATTTGAAGTTGCTGTTAAGGATGGGGAATACTATCGCTTCCCGAAGGATATTTTATCTTTAAAACACGATCTATATGTGCATGAAGATATAAAACTAGAACGTAGGTTTTTTGTCGCGGAACGTAACATATCAATATTTCCCAAAATAGATAACATGGTAAATCGTCCCATTTATATAGGTGGTGACGAAGAAGACGCGATCTCAATGCCGGTTTATTATGGTTTATTGAAAACATTTCCCAATACAAATGAACTAAATAAATATGTTTCAGCAAGGATCAGTGGCGTTTTATCTTCATACATAGAAATTAATGACGACTATGAGGAACGTTATCAACAATATTTAAATAAAAAAAATGGTAGAAAGGGAGCTAATCTTCAGTATGATTTTTCAAATCTCGAACTAATTAAATTTACAAGCATTTCTGAAAAGCTTAATTCTATGCTTGAGGATGAAGTTTCTTATACTGAAGCTCAATGGCAGGAGGAATTGCTGCAAATTATACTACTGCTATATCCCAAATATATACATGCATTCAAGGAAGCTCCTGTCAGGGATACCTATAACAAAGCGGATCGAAAAATCGACTATTTACTAATAGATTCCAGCGGAAATACAGACATTATCGAAATAAAGAAGCCCTTCGACAAGTGTATAGTTACTACAAGAACTTATAGAGACAACTACATACCGCTAAGAGAACTTTCTGGTACGGTAATGCAAATTGAGAAGTATATTTTCTATTTAAATAAATGGGGTAAAAAAGGAGAGGAAAAATTAACAGAGCACTACAAAGACGAATTGCCAGAGAACTTCAAAATAAAAATAACAAATCCAAGCGGCATTATAATTATGGGTCGTAAAAAGGGTATGACACATGAGCAGGTGCAAGATTTTGAAGTTATTAAAAGAAAATACAAAAATGTAATCGACATCATTACATATGATGATTTATTAGAGCGACTTAAGTTTACAATAAGTCAGTGGTCTAAAACACACAACAAATTAATTCAGGCAACGGGAAGGGGTATGGGGCGCTGA